One stretch of Schlesneria sp. DSM 10557 DNA includes these proteins:
- a CDS encoding amino acid permease: protein MNWSQLFARKDLNELLVDMKGDQRLKRCLGPVNLTSLGVGAVIGAGIFVATGKAASETAGPALMISYIVAGMTCIFAALCYAEFASMAPVAGSAYTYAYITMGELFAWIIGWDLVLEYAVGAATVANGWSGYFQTVISKAGLHFPSSLNRATVVFENDQFVLTGSYFNLPAVLIVAIMTFILVKGISESAGFNALMVFIKVAAVVFVILVGSFYIHPENWTPFAPYGWTGLNIFGYHVAGETNAAQEPVGMLAGAAIIFFAYIGFDSVSTHAEEARNPQRDVPIAIIASLLICTILYVAVVAVLTGMVKYDQIDKDSGISSAFKNAGIPWAEVIIATAGVAGITSVLLVMMLSAPRVFLAMARDGLVPKAFFADVHPTFRTPWKSTIAIGVFVAFLAGFLPIDALLHLTNIGTLFAFVIVCAAVLVMRYTNPDAPRPFRCPLVPLVPLLGIGACLTLMFSLPAANWLRLIAWMGLGLAIYYFYGMKHSTLRKGPATPTIES, encoded by the coding sequence ATGAATTGGAGTCAGCTGTTTGCCCGCAAAGATCTGAACGAGCTATTAGTCGACATGAAAGGGGATCAGCGTCTGAAGCGGTGCCTCGGGCCGGTCAATCTGACATCCCTGGGGGTCGGTGCGGTGATCGGTGCAGGAATCTTTGTCGCGACCGGTAAAGCTGCCAGTGAAACGGCGGGACCAGCCCTGATGATTTCGTACATCGTGGCAGGCATGACCTGTATCTTTGCAGCCCTCTGTTACGCCGAGTTCGCCTCGATGGCACCGGTCGCTGGCAGTGCCTACACCTACGCTTATATCACGATGGGGGAGCTCTTCGCCTGGATCATTGGCTGGGATCTGGTTCTGGAGTACGCGGTGGGAGCCGCGACCGTCGCGAACGGGTGGTCTGGCTATTTTCAGACAGTGATATCTAAAGCTGGACTGCACTTTCCCTCGTCATTAAACAGGGCGACGGTGGTTTTTGAGAATGACCAGTTTGTTCTGACAGGATCGTATTTCAATCTTCCTGCGGTCCTGATTGTTGCAATCATGACATTCATCCTCGTCAAGGGAATCTCCGAGAGTGCGGGATTCAACGCGTTGATGGTCTTTATTAAAGTCGCTGCGGTGGTTTTTGTGATCCTGGTCGGCTCGTTCTACATTCACCCGGAGAATTGGACTCCCTTTGCTCCCTATGGTTGGACTGGTTTGAACATCTTCGGGTATCACGTTGCTGGCGAAACCAACGCGGCACAAGAGCCCGTCGGAATGTTGGCCGGTGCTGCGATCATCTTTTTTGCTTACATCGGTTTTGACTCTGTATCGACCCACGCAGAGGAAGCCCGAAACCCTCAACGTGACGTTCCCATCGCGATTATTGCGTCGCTGTTAATTTGCACGATTCTGTACGTCGCCGTGGTTGCTGTACTGACAGGGATGGTGAAATATGACCAGATCGACAAAGACTCGGGAATTTCGTCTGCATTCAAAAATGCGGGAATTCCTTGGGCCGAAGTGATCATCGCGACTGCCGGCGTGGCGGGAATCACGTCAGTTCTTTTGGTGATGATGCTGAGCGCTCCACGCGTTTTTCTGGCAATGGCTCGAGATGGGCTTGTTCCCAAAGCATTCTTCGCAGATGTGCATCCCACCTTTCGCACTCCCTGGAAAAGCACAATCGCGATCGGAGTGTTCGTTGCTTTTCTGGCAGGGTTTCTACCCATCGATGCCCTTCTTCACCTCACAAATATCGGAACATTATTCGCGTTCGTAATCGTTTGCGCTGCCGTTCTCGTCATGCGGTACACAAACCCAGATGCGCCTCGTCCGTTCCGTTGTCCCTTGGTTCCGCTTGTTCCCCTGCTGGGCATCGGGGCTTGTCTCACGTTGATGTTTTCACTCCCTGCAGCAAACTGGCTGCGACTGATCGCGTGGATGGGACTGGGGCTTGCGATTTACTACTTTTACGGAATGAAACACAGCACTCTGAGAAAGGGACCTGCCACTCCGACGATTGAAAGCTGA
- a CDS encoding DUF1501 domain-containing protein: MAIQLQGSNHGTASSGSVATIPQFAPPPSDLIQIGRSRRWFLQTGMAGIGGLSLPAMMNLQAQSARAEGSVTPQRKKSVILFWLSGGPSHIDMWDPKPNAPREIRGPYSTISTKIPGLSLCEHLPLQASIADKLSFLRAVDCKTSNHTPITMQAGNPLARRTDDNKDGGGYPSMGSVVAKFRGSNHPDLPPFVGLAPSWVADVWESGHMGSAYNPVKGLELSGKFGLPKGIQLDRLQDRDRLRQSFDRFRKDLDTNRTLEHIDRYNAQAFEMVASGHVQRAFDLQSETDATRDLYGRNSIGEKAILARRLVEAGVTFTLVSGAWGYFDHHGDSVNWGGIEKGLTPLLPHVDRALYGLVMDLEQRGLLDSTLILMMGEFGRAPVINKDAGRDHWTNVMSMVVAGGGLRHGQAVGATDDKGYDVKEGLVRPQDLAATVFRYLDIDLGSHWVNPQGRPIPIVVEGGRPIPELI, encoded by the coding sequence ATGGCGATTCAATTACAGGGTTCCAACCACGGTACTGCCAGTTCCGGTTCAGTCGCAACAATTCCGCAATTCGCTCCTCCCCCCTCGGATCTGATTCAGATTGGCCGTTCCCGCCGATGGTTCCTGCAGACCGGAATGGCGGGTATCGGCGGATTATCACTTCCTGCCATGATGAACCTGCAAGCACAGTCCGCCCGTGCAGAAGGATCAGTCACGCCGCAGCGCAAGAAGTCTGTGATTCTCTTCTGGCTTTCCGGGGGGCCCAGCCATATCGATATGTGGGATCCCAAACCCAACGCCCCTCGCGAAATCCGCGGCCCCTATTCCACGATCTCTACGAAAATCCCTGGATTATCACTGTGTGAGCATTTACCGCTCCAGGCCAGTATCGCTGATAAGCTTTCCTTCCTCAGGGCCGTCGATTGCAAGACAAGCAATCACACGCCGATCACAATGCAGGCGGGGAATCCACTGGCCCGTCGAACCGACGACAACAAGGACGGTGGTGGCTACCCGTCAATGGGTTCCGTCGTGGCCAAGTTCCGAGGCTCAAATCATCCTGATCTGCCCCCGTTCGTAGGTCTGGCTCCATCCTGGGTTGCGGATGTCTGGGAATCGGGCCATATGGGATCTGCGTATAACCCGGTCAAAGGGCTCGAACTATCAGGCAAGTTTGGACTCCCCAAGGGCATTCAACTGGATCGCCTGCAGGACCGCGATCGATTGCGTCAATCGTTCGATCGGTTCCGTAAAGACTTGGATACCAATCGAACACTGGAACACATCGATCGCTACAACGCACAGGCATTCGAAATGGTGGCGAGTGGCCACGTTCAACGAGCGTTTGATCTGCAATCTGAAACTGACGCCACGCGTGACCTGTATGGCCGCAACAGTATCGGCGAAAAGGCAATCCTGGCCCGACGACTTGTCGAAGCTGGGGTGACCTTTACGCTGGTCAGCGGTGCATGGGGCTACTTCGATCATCACGGTGATTCGGTGAACTGGGGAGGGATCGAGAAAGGATTAACCCCGCTTCTGCCGCACGTCGACCGAGCACTCTATGGCCTGGTGATGGATCTCGAACAACGGGGTTTGCTGGATTCGACGCTGATCCTGATGATGGGCGAGTTTGGTCGCGCTCCCGTCATCAATAAAGATGCCGGCCGCGACCATTGGACCAATGTGATGTCGATGGTCGTCGCTGGCGGCGGACTGAGGCATGGTCAGGCTGTCGGTGCCACGGATGACAAAGGTTACGATGTGAAAGAAGGGCTGGTCCGCCCTCAAGATCTCGCCGCAACCGTCTTCCGCTACCTGGACATTGATCTTGGGTCTCACTGGGTTAATCCCCAAGGTCGCCCGATTCCGATCGTCGTCGAAGGGGGACGACCAATTCCTGAATTGATCTGA
- a CDS encoding PQQ-binding-like beta-propeller repeat protein: MFYSRLALCALISVSFLAPAVLNAESEIQPSWPNWMGPNRDGISHETGWKTEWPDEGLPVNWSREIGIGFSSVSIAQGRLLTMGHVEGEEIVWCLDANTGEELWTHRYPCELNNNLHEGGPGATPTIDGERVYTLGKSGQLYCLNLKSGEVHWSVMLQDDLKVPNPEWGFSSSAVIEGNQVILEGGRVVSYDKITGAKNWETKPHEAGYGSAAVFRRDTETPLVATLDCAGLRITELMTGKAVAFKSWSSPFRTNATTPIIQGDLISISTAYNVGCGLFEWDAESSSLKEIYTNKEMRNHFNNSILLDGYLYGFDGNSNQGRVVQLTCMKFDTGKVAWKQRGMGCGSLMIVDGKLLILSESGTLILAKANPDGFEELAQSPMLTGRCWTVPVFLNKKVYGRNAAGKLVCLDLAP, translated from the coding sequence ATGTTCTATTCGAGGCTGGCCCTTTGCGCATTGATCTCTGTCTCGTTTCTGGCACCCGCGGTGTTGAACGCTGAGTCCGAGATTCAGCCGTCATGGCCGAACTGGATGGGCCCAAATCGGGACGGAATTTCCCACGAGACGGGTTGGAAAACAGAGTGGCCCGATGAGGGATTGCCGGTTAACTGGTCGCGTGAGATTGGAATTGGCTTCAGTTCGGTTTCTATCGCTCAGGGGCGTCTGCTTACGATGGGGCATGTCGAGGGTGAAGAGATCGTGTGGTGCCTGGATGCAAATACCGGCGAAGAGCTGTGGACGCATCGCTATCCGTGCGAACTCAATAACAACCTTCACGAAGGGGGACCCGGTGCGACACCGACGATTGACGGCGAGCGCGTCTATACCCTTGGAAAATCAGGCCAGCTCTATTGCCTCAATCTGAAATCCGGTGAAGTTCACTGGAGCGTGATGCTGCAGGATGATCTGAAGGTTCCCAATCCTGAGTGGGGCTTTTCAAGTTCTGCCGTGATCGAAGGGAACCAGGTCATTCTTGAGGGAGGTCGCGTCGTTTCCTATGACAAGATTACGGGCGCGAAAAACTGGGAGACGAAACCTCACGAAGCGGGATATGGGTCTGCGGCGGTCTTTCGTCGAGATACCGAGACACCTCTGGTTGCGACGCTGGACTGTGCAGGGTTACGGATTACCGAGCTGATGACGGGCAAAGCGGTTGCCTTCAAGTCGTGGTCCTCTCCGTTTCGCACGAATGCGACGACTCCCATCATCCAAGGCGATCTGATCTCAATCTCGACGGCCTACAACGTTGGCTGCGGCCTGTTTGAGTGGGACGCGGAAAGCTCATCACTCAAGGAAATCTACACCAACAAAGAAATGCGGAACCACTTCAACAACAGCATTCTGCTCGACGGATATCTCTACGGGTTTGATGGCAATTCGAACCAGGGTCGTGTCGTTCAATTGACATGCATGAAGTTTGATACTGGAAAAGTTGCCTGGAAGCAGCGAGGGATGGGGTGTGGTTCGCTGATGATCGTCGATGGCAAACTGCTGATCTTGAGTGAGAGCGGGACGCTGATCCTGGCCAAGGCGAACCCCGACGGATTTGAAGAACTCGCCCAGTCACCGATGCTGACCGGTCGCTGCTGGACTGTCCCAGTCTTTCTGAACAAAAAAGTCTACGGCAGAAACGCAGCCGGAAAACTGGTCTGCCTCGATCTGGCTCCCTGA
- a CDS encoding GNAT family N-acetyltransferase: MPAVNQFGQPVGDEVPHWCPRPLPQRVAIQGRFSRLEPLDSAKHGGDLYQANSLDAEGRNWTYLPYGPFPTYDEYILWLTQSASTADPLYFAIIDQQTEKAVGVCSYLRIDPSHGSIEVGHLNFSPLLQGRPTATDAMYQMMKYAFELGYRRYEWKCHSMNGPSRRAAQRLGLSYEGTFRQAAVLKGRNRDTAWFAAIDSEWPDLQKAFLTWLDPINFDEQGRQKFSLTQLTSGILKTKDPLVPN; this comes from the coding sequence ATGCCTGCTGTAAATCAATTCGGACAGCCCGTAGGAGACGAGGTCCCCCACTGGTGTCCCCGCCCCCTGCCCCAGCGAGTCGCCATACAGGGCCGGTTCAGCCGCTTGGAACCGCTGGATTCAGCGAAGCACGGGGGTGATCTGTACCAGGCAAATTCACTCGATGCTGAGGGGCGAAACTGGACGTATCTGCCATACGGCCCCTTTCCAACCTATGACGAATACATCCTCTGGTTGACACAGTCCGCATCGACAGCGGACCCACTCTATTTCGCAATTATCGATCAGCAGACGGAGAAGGCGGTCGGTGTCTGCAGTTATCTGCGGATTGATCCCAGCCACGGGTCAATCGAAGTGGGCCATCTGAATTTCTCTCCCTTGCTCCAGGGGAGGCCCACTGCCACCGATGCGATGTACCAGATGATGAAGTATGCGTTTGAACTGGGATATCGACGCTACGAATGGAAATGTCATTCGATGAATGGCCCTTCCCGCCGTGCTGCGCAACGGTTGGGGCTGTCTTACGAAGGGACCTTTCGTCAGGCGGCCGTCTTGAAAGGACGAAACCGCGATACTGCGTGGTTTGCCGCGATCGATTCCGAATGGCCTGACCTTCAGAAGGCGTTCCTCACATGGCTCGACCCGATTAATTTCGACGAACAAGGGAGGCAGAAATTCTCGCTGACTCAACTGACTTCTGGCATTCTCAAGACGAAAGACCCACTCGTGCCAAACTGA
- a CDS encoding aldehyde dehydrogenase family protein, translated as MASTTVPVPKIRQTNMLIGGKWQESRSGKRFSTLNPVNESVIAEVPEGDAADVDAAVKSARAAFESGPWHKMDARDRGRLMNKLADLMEKNLEELAALETLDNGKPISDSKAADLPLAIDCLRYFAGWADKLTGDTIPIRGNYFCYTRREPVGVAGQIIPWNFPILMAAWKWGPALAAGCTIVMKPAEQTPLTCLRMAELAQEAGIPDGVINVVTGFGQTGAAIVKHPGVDKIAFTGHYETAQKIMVDAAGTLKRLTFELGGKSPNVVFADADLDAAVAGAEFGLFFNQGQCCCAGSRLFVEQSIYDKFVEKVVARARARKLGDPFDTQTTQGPQVDADQFEKIMGYIDKGKSEGAQCLTGGNRFGDKGYFIEPTVFANVTDNMAIARDEIFGPVLSILPFKDTDDIIERANSTYYGLAAAIWTRDVTRAHQFAARVRAGTVWVNCYDVFDAAAPFGGFKMSGMGRENGEIALANYTELKTVTMSLS; from the coding sequence ATGGCTTCCACAACAGTCCCGGTACCAAAGATCCGCCAAACGAATATGTTGATCGGTGGGAAGTGGCAGGAGTCCCGCAGCGGCAAGCGGTTTTCCACTCTCAATCCCGTCAATGAAAGCGTCATCGCGGAAGTTCCTGAAGGTGACGCCGCCGATGTGGACGCCGCTGTAAAGAGCGCCCGTGCCGCCTTCGAATCGGGCCCCTGGCACAAGATGGACGCACGCGACCGGGGTCGGCTGATGAACAAATTGGCCGATCTCATGGAGAAAAACCTCGAAGAACTCGCCGCACTGGAAACGCTCGATAATGGAAAGCCGATCAGCGACTCAAAAGCAGCCGACCTTCCACTGGCCATCGATTGCCTGCGATACTTTGCCGGTTGGGCAGACAAGCTGACAGGGGACACGATTCCCATTCGCGGCAATTACTTCTGCTACACACGCCGTGAACCCGTCGGAGTCGCGGGACAGATTATCCCCTGGAATTTCCCCATCCTGATGGCCGCCTGGAAGTGGGGACCCGCGCTCGCTGCCGGGTGTACCATTGTCATGAAGCCGGCTGAGCAGACCCCGCTGACCTGTCTGCGGATGGCGGAACTGGCTCAAGAGGCAGGGATTCCCGACGGGGTCATTAACGTCGTAACGGGATTCGGCCAGACCGGTGCAGCCATCGTTAAGCATCCCGGCGTCGACAAAATCGCGTTTACCGGACACTACGAAACCGCCCAGAAGATCATGGTGGATGCCGCAGGGACTCTCAAGCGGCTTACGTTCGAACTGGGAGGTAAAAGTCCCAACGTCGTCTTCGCCGATGCGGATCTTGATGCCGCTGTCGCCGGTGCCGAGTTCGGACTGTTCTTCAACCAGGGTCAGTGCTGTTGCGCCGGCTCTCGCCTGTTCGTTGAGCAGTCGATTTATGACAAGTTCGTCGAGAAAGTCGTCGCTCGGGCTCGCGCCAGGAAGCTGGGTGATCCATTCGATACTCAGACGACGCAGGGTCCTCAGGTCGATGCGGACCAGTTTGAGAAAATCATGGGCTACATCGACAAGGGCAAATCGGAAGGGGCACAATGCCTGACGGGGGGGAACAGGTTCGGGGATAAGGGTTACTTCATTGAACCCACCGTCTTCGCGAACGTCACAGATAACATGGCGATTGCCCGCGATGAAATCTTCGGCCCCGTCCTCAGCATTCTCCCCTTCAAGGATACGGACGATATCATCGAACGCGCTAACAGTACTTATTACGGCCTCGCTGCGGCTATCTGGACGCGTGATGTCACCAGAGCTCATCAGTTTGCCGCACGAGTGAGAGCAGGGACCGTATGGGTCAACTGTTACGATGTCTTCGATGCTGCAGCCCCATTCGGTGGTTTTAAAATGAGCGGTATGGGACGCGAAAATGGCGAAATCGCTCTCGCCAACTACACCGAATTGAAGACCGTAACGATGAGTTTGTCGTAA
- a CDS encoding PP2C family serine/threonine-protein phosphatase, which produces MNGLRIHGIRPELWTELAADLKTRQAVVLEILPPIHVLETGGGALIFAEAWPAERYASSDTTEITIENLVTETLVWCRKLATAMDALHQSGHVWLDFDPEAVEFRGNHVRITNLDWRLFPAGKCPSHLAKISKRFSPPEVCQFRDDQVGPQTDVFHLALAAYYRLAGLERHGFSDLGLEAFGFDFPPLRIYRPELPTGIWPALSQALSKNASQRHASPLELIQQLERAAGDHLRSHYLPSAAPPTPSEERNVLQRLFGRKKSPPPVEVFDPIVPSTTLEIGWQCETGRAKLSAGTVNQDQAVVHTIPVHQSEIQLLIVADGVTHSRVGSGERASKLGCDTLVATVREQILGLAPLAKPDWNTILEIACQSASQAIVNNALSIPDRPEVVHDNDLMSSTALVALIDGRDLYLANVGDSRAYLISQGRAEQLTVDGDVATSLLREGVPPEQVQEMGAAGKALRYCLGACRELANGQLVADLERARPQLSQWRIKPDEIYVLCSDGLVEERVFLNPEDLVTIAEANSSGSAQAIAEAMVESANSRQRLPSEAEPAGYGDNITCIVIRSAHGPSQVVLSGKG; this is translated from the coding sequence TTGAACGGACTTCGCATTCACGGCATCCGTCCAGAGCTTTGGACCGAACTCGCTGCCGACCTGAAGACGCGCCAGGCCGTGGTCCTCGAGATCTTACCCCCCATCCATGTACTTGAGACGGGGGGAGGAGCCCTGATCTTCGCCGAGGCCTGGCCAGCGGAACGTTACGCTAGTTCAGACACCACCGAAATCACTATCGAGAACCTCGTCACCGAGACACTTGTCTGGTGCAGGAAGCTCGCAACGGCGATGGATGCGTTGCACCAATCAGGACATGTGTGGCTCGATTTCGACCCGGAGGCAGTGGAATTCCGGGGCAACCACGTCCGCATCACGAATCTGGACTGGCGATTGTTTCCTGCTGGGAAATGTCCCAGTCATCTGGCCAAAATCTCGAAAAGGTTCTCTCCACCGGAAGTGTGCCAGTTCCGGGATGACCAGGTTGGTCCACAAACAGACGTCTTCCACCTGGCACTTGCTGCGTATTACCGGTTGGCAGGACTCGAACGACACGGCTTCTCGGACCTTGGACTGGAAGCATTTGGGTTCGACTTCCCCCCCTTGCGAATTTACCGTCCTGAACTTCCCACAGGAATCTGGCCTGCGTTGAGTCAGGCATTGTCAAAAAATGCCAGCCAGCGACACGCTTCACCCCTCGAACTGATCCAGCAACTGGAGCGAGCCGCTGGCGATCATTTGCGGTCACATTATCTCCCATCGGCAGCGCCCCCGACTCCCTCCGAGGAGCGGAACGTGTTACAGCGTCTGTTCGGGCGGAAAAAATCGCCCCCCCCCGTCGAGGTGTTCGACCCCATTGTCCCGTCAACCACTCTCGAAATTGGCTGGCAATGTGAAACCGGGCGAGCAAAGTTGTCCGCGGGGACCGTCAATCAGGATCAGGCCGTCGTCCATACGATCCCCGTGCATCAAAGCGAAATTCAGCTGTTGATCGTGGCAGATGGAGTGACGCATTCGCGTGTGGGATCGGGCGAGCGGGCCAGTAAGCTGGGCTGCGACACACTGGTCGCGACTGTCCGCGAACAGATTCTCGGTCTCGCACCTCTGGCCAAGCCCGATTGGAACACAATCCTGGAAATCGCCTGTCAATCGGCCAGCCAGGCGATCGTCAACAACGCCCTGTCCATTCCGGACCGTCCGGAAGTTGTGCACGATAATGATCTGATGAGCAGCACTGCACTGGTCGCACTGATTGACGGTCGAGATCTCTACCTCGCAAACGTCGGTGACAGTCGAGCGTACCTGATTTCACAGGGGCGAGCCGAACAATTGACCGTCGATGGTGATGTCGCCACATCGCTATTGAGAGAAGGGGTCCCGCCCGAGCAGGTGCAGGAAATGGGAGCTGCGGGGAAAGCGCTTCGTTATTGCCTCGGTGCTTGTCGTGAACTGGCCAACGGGCAACTGGTCGCTGACCTGGAACGAGCACGTCCCCAACTCAGTCAATGGCGGATCAAACCGGATGAAATTTACGTTCTCTGCTCGGATGGACTTGTGGAAGAGCGAGTCTTCCTCAATCCAGAAGACCTCGTCACGATTGCCGAGGCCAACAGCAGCGGGAGTGCACAAGCAATCGCGGAAGCGATGGTGGAAAGTGCAAACTCGCGGCAGCGACTTCCCTCTGAAGCCGAGCCCGCAGGCTACGGCGACAACATCACCTGTATCGTCATCAGATCGGCTCACGGACCGTCTCAAGTCGTCCTCTCTGGAAAGGGCTAA
- a CDS encoding VWA domain-containing protein: protein MAEEFLLECRLDQPAVLSGRSADVYSLVTIKPNPVRLGALMESGQGSSLPAHLIVLVDVSGSMLTLIEPDSNAKVVGRSMVEGIMMSEVEATVPSRRAVAVNVVRHLVERMAPIDRMTLIGFDDQPHTLARALPKGPQLDDAVRELIDVGGGGTSLSKAFGEVRKILSRSGTGTVSETETQRIVLLTDGEDSDPDLALGEAKQLGEDFHLPICAFGTGDSRADFLLEVCRTTLGGSFDNIRNEREAEDCFQRFFTGQKNILATNVSLKLWLSPEIFVRELYRTKPEVLYVGDMQPDSGNSVDIPLEYMERGKIYELLFRSTVPARDAGRFRLAKATLTYDVPGLGVSDGRVEANIAVESTPDENRTLIRTGDVRRVITQAETQRQVLFLQGKRDLIERGQATAKDKDVVAKLLEALIKKFEEQGDQANLNMYRHMQSEFQTKGLITQEMMNRSLAASSKVEGAIALQEVDDF from the coding sequence TTGGCTGAAGAATTCTTGCTGGAATGCCGACTGGATCAGCCCGCCGTTTTAAGCGGACGTTCCGCTGACGTTTATAGTCTTGTGACAATTAAACCCAACCCGGTCCGCCTGGGGGCGCTGATGGAATCGGGGCAGGGAAGTAGTCTGCCCGCTCACCTGATCGTGCTGGTTGATGTCAGTGGTTCGATGCTGACGCTCATCGAACCTGATTCCAATGCCAAAGTGGTTGGCAGATCGATGGTCGAAGGGATCATGATGTCCGAGGTGGAAGCGACCGTTCCATCTCGCCGCGCCGTCGCCGTCAACGTGGTACGACACCTGGTGGAACGGATGGCCCCGATCGACCGGATGACGCTCATCGGATTCGACGACCAGCCACACACCCTCGCAAGGGCTCTACCGAAAGGTCCGCAACTTGATGATGCTGTTCGCGAACTGATCGATGTCGGGGGCGGAGGAACGTCGCTCTCCAAGGCCTTCGGCGAAGTCCGGAAGATCCTGAGTCGCTCCGGGACGGGAACAGTTTCAGAGACCGAAACTCAGCGCATCGTTCTCCTGACCGACGGCGAAGACAGTGATCCGGACCTCGCCCTCGGAGAGGCCAAGCAGTTGGGTGAAGATTTTCACCTGCCGATCTGTGCCTTCGGCACGGGCGATTCACGCGCCGACTTTCTGTTGGAAGTCTGCCGAACCACGCTGGGCGGGTCTTTCGATAACATTCGGAATGAACGTGAGGCGGAGGACTGCTTCCAGCGTTTCTTCACCGGTCAGAAGAATATCCTGGCCACGAATGTTTCACTGAAACTATGGCTTTCACCCGAAATCTTTGTGCGAGAACTGTACCGTACCAAGCCTGAAGTTTTGTACGTCGGGGATATGCAGCCCGATTCCGGCAATTCCGTGGACATTCCGCTGGAGTACATGGAACGAGGTAAAATCTATGAACTGTTGTTCCGCAGCACAGTCCCCGCGCGCGATGCCGGTCGGTTTCGACTGGCCAAGGCGACGTTGACCTACGACGTCCCCGGATTGGGAGTTAGTGATGGTCGCGTCGAAGCAAACATCGCCGTCGAATCAACCCCCGATGAAAATCGGACACTCATTCGCACCGGCGATGTCCGTCGAGTCATCACACAGGCAGAAACACAGCGGCAAGTCCTGTTCCTGCAAGGCAAGCGGGACCTGATCGAACGAGGTCAGGCAACTGCGAAGGATAAGGACGTCGTCGCCAAGCTCCTCGAAGCACTGATCAAGAAATTTGAAGAGCAGGGGGACCAGGCAAATCTCAACATGTATCGACACATGCAAAGTGAGTTCCAGACGAAGGGCCTCATCACGCAGGAGATGATGAACAGATCCCTCGCGGCATCCTCCAAAGTCGAAGGAGCCATCGCTCTGCAGGAGGTCGACGACTTCTGA